The Haloplasma contractile SSD-17B genome has a segment encoding these proteins:
- the aspS gene encoding aspartate--tRNA ligase: MQNRTHNNGELRLVNVGQTVELKGWVAKSRNKGGIVFIDLRDRYGITQLVVNAETADAAILETATKVRNEFVIYVKGKVIERVSKNPNMATGDVEIDVTDLQIISESETTPIIVAEETDALEDTRLKYRYLDLRRPNMQRNIITRHKVVQTIRGYLNRHDYIDIETPMLNKSTPEGARDYLVPSRVHPGEFYALPQSPQIFKQLCMVSGFEKYYQIARCFRDEDLRADRQPEFTQIDIEQSFATQEEILTMTEEMLTEVVKEVKGIEIERPFRRFTYDDAMERFGSDKPDTRFEMEIKTLNEVFKESGFGVFKGTIEKGGSVRAINVKGAADKYSRKNIDALTDFVKKYKAKGLAWLKFTDGDFAGPIAKFFGDEEKANLQNAMSVEDNDLLLFVADKYSVTCDALGALRSKLGKDLELYDPNELDFLWVVDWPLFEYDEEDGRYYAAHHPFTRPNEETREYLTTEPGKCKASAYDVVLNGYELGGGSLRIHERNLQNEMFKALGFSEEEAYEQFGFLLDAFKYGTPPHGGIALGIDRIAMILVGATNLREVIAFPKTASASDPMTDAPGVVSEKQLDELNIQLKK; this comes from the coding sequence ATGCAAAACAGAACGCATAATAACGGTGAGTTACGTCTCGTAAACGTAGGGCAAACCGTTGAATTAAAAGGTTGGGTAGCTAAGTCTAGAAATAAAGGTGGAATTGTTTTTATTGATCTTAGAGACCGCTATGGAATTACACAGTTAGTTGTAAATGCTGAAACGGCAGATGCAGCAATTTTAGAAACGGCAACGAAAGTTCGTAATGAATTTGTGATCTATGTTAAAGGTAAAGTTATTGAACGTGTTAGCAAAAACCCGAACATGGCTACAGGGGATGTTGAAATCGATGTAACCGATCTACAAATCATCTCAGAATCAGAAACAACACCAATAATCGTAGCAGAAGAAACGGATGCGTTAGAGGATACAAGACTTAAATATCGTTATCTTGATTTACGTCGCCCAAACATGCAACGAAATATCATTACGCGCCATAAGGTTGTGCAGACAATTAGAGGGTACTTAAATCGTCATGATTATATTGATATCGAAACACCAATGTTAAATAAATCGACACCTGAAGGAGCAAGGGATTACTTAGTACCATCGCGTGTACATCCTGGTGAATTTTACGCATTACCACAATCACCACAAATCTTTAAACAGTTATGTATGGTATCAGGGTTTGAAAAGTATTATCAGATTGCCCGTTGTTTCCGTGACGAAGATTTACGTGCTGACAGACAACCGGAGTTTACTCAAATCGATATAGAGCAATCATTTGCAACACAGGAAGAAATCCTAACGATGACTGAGGAAATGTTAACAGAGGTTGTAAAGGAAGTTAAAGGTATTGAGATTGAACGACCATTCAGACGTTTTACATACGACGATGCAATGGAGCGCTTTGGTAGTGACAAACCAGATACACGTTTCGAAATGGAAATCAAGACGTTAAACGAAGTATTTAAAGAGTCTGGATTTGGTGTTTTTAAAGGGACAATTGAAAAAGGTGGATCTGTACGTGCGATTAATGTTAAAGGTGCAGCTGATAAGTACTCACGTAAGAATATCGATGCATTAACGGATTTTGTTAAAAAATATAAGGCTAAGGGATTAGCTTGGCTTAAGTTTACAGATGGTGATTTTGCAGGTCCAATTGCTAAGTTCTTTGGTGACGAAGAAAAAGCAAACTTACAAAATGCTATGTCTGTAGAGGACAATGACTTATTACTATTCGTTGCAGACAAGTATTCAGTAACGTGTGATGCTTTAGGGGCATTACGTTCTAAACTAGGTAAGGATTTAGAATTATATGATCCAAATGAATTAGATTTCTTATGGGTAGTAGATTGGCCCTTATTTGAATACGATGAAGAAGATGGACGTTACTATGCAGCACACCATCCATTTACTCGACCAAATGAAGAAACAAGGGAGTACTTGACTACAGAACCTGGTAAATGTAAAGCAAGTGCCTACGACGTTGTATTAAACGGGTATGAGTTAGGTGGAGGATCACTCCGTATTCATGAACGTAATCTACAAAATGAGATGTTTAAGGCTTTAGGATTCAGTGAAGAAGAAGCGTATGAACAATTCGGATTCTTACTAGATGCCTTTAAATATGGAACACCTCCACATGGAGGAATTGCACTTGGAATTGACCGTATTGCCATGATATTAGTTGGTGCAACTAACTTACGTGAAGTCATTGCATTCCCTAAAACAGCAAGTGCAAGTGATCCGATGACGGATGCCCCAGGCGTTGTTTCAGAAAAACAACTAGATGAATTAAATATTCAATTAAAGAAATAA
- the hisS gene encoding histidine--tRNA ligase, with amino-acid sequence MNYQAPRGTYDILPSDITKWHYLEAIINDVTNQFNYKEIRTPIFESSDLFTRSVGETTDIVSKEMYNFEDKKGRNMTLRPEGTAGVVRAYVQNKLYADANTLSKLYYVGPMFRYERAQKGRQRQFTQFGVEAIGSLNPAVDAEVIALAVEIIKRLGLKEIKVAINSLGDTDSRVQFREALINHFKGEIDSFCSDCQKRIESNPLRILDCKKDRSHPLMVSAPKTIDFLNEESKQFFDTVINYLDALNIDYIVDTNLVRGLDYYNHTVFEVMSNVKGFGAQTTLVGGGRYNGLVQDIGGPDQPGIGFAFGMERLILAMEAEDVEIQNNDDIDIYVVALGDVAHDYAFTLQHKLRENGIKVEKDYFSRKIKSQFKQADKLNATYTVVIGDDEIKNDQFTIKNMKTGNQKEISSNGIINYIKSNL; translated from the coding sequence ATGAATTATCAAGCACCACGAGGAACCTATGATATACTACCGAGTGATATCACAAAATGGCACTATCTAGAAGCTATCATCAATGATGTAACAAACCAATTTAATTACAAGGAAATACGTACACCGATATTTGAAAGTAGTGATTTATTTACACGTAGTGTAGGCGAAACTACCGATATCGTTTCAAAAGAAATGTATAACTTCGAGGATAAAAAAGGTCGTAACATGACATTAAGACCAGAGGGGACAGCGGGAGTTGTAAGAGCATATGTTCAAAATAAATTATATGCAGATGCAAACACGTTATCTAAATTGTACTATGTAGGTCCAATGTTTAGATACGAGCGTGCTCAAAAAGGACGTCAACGCCAGTTTACACAATTTGGAGTTGAGGCAATTGGTTCGTTAAATCCTGCTGTTGATGCTGAAGTAATCGCACTCGCAGTTGAAATCATAAAACGTCTAGGACTTAAGGAAATCAAAGTTGCTATTAACTCATTAGGAGATACAGATAGCAGGGTCCAGTTCCGAGAGGCTTTAATTAATCACTTTAAGGGTGAGATTGATTCATTCTGTTCAGATTGCCAGAAGCGAATTGAATCCAATCCATTAAGAATATTAGATTGTAAAAAAGATCGTAGTCATCCACTTATGGTGTCAGCACCTAAGACGATCGACTTTTTAAATGAAGAATCAAAACAGTTCTTTGATACAGTAATAAATTATCTTGATGCCTTAAATATTGACTACATAGTGGATACAAACCTTGTACGTGGACTTGATTATTACAATCATACTGTATTTGAGGTTATGAGTAATGTTAAAGGATTTGGAGCGCAAACAACCTTAGTAGGTGGTGGACGCTACAATGGCCTTGTACAGGATATTGGTGGGCCAGATCAGCCTGGTATTGGATTTGCCTTTGGAATGGAGCGCTTAATTTTAGCGATGGAAGCTGAAGATGTCGAGATTCAAAATAATGATGATATTGATATCTATGTTGTTGCATTAGGTGACGTGGCACACGACTACGCATTTACACTACAGCATAAGTTACGAGAAAATGGAATTAAAGTTGAAAAAGATTATTTTAGTCGAAAAATTAAATCACAATTTAAACAGGCTGATAAGTTAAACGCAACGTATACCGTTGTAATTGGTGATGATGAGATTAAAAATGACCAGTTTACCATTAAAAATATGAAAACTGGAAACCAAAAAGAAATTTCAAGCAATGGAATTATAAATTATATTAAATCTAACTTATAA
- a CDS encoding MerR family transcriptional regulator → MSHLIQIGYLCKRLGTTSRSVRYYEEMGLITSIRPYENNYRYFDNENYIKLKIILFLRSLDISIQDISDVLKHSDLRKFIEVLQSRTYEINHDIEALSNLKDYIHNILEILDLSKHEGLVSLIEMIPVDDHEAVGKTLYKEAFSMVRQHIQALKDNDVKIVKLPDMKVAYVNSGMTKNPEGKAITEMMEHVRKYNLYKRDDLRFFGFDHPAPKSNDFDNEVYGYEMWMKLPKDYSLDTGMEIKNIEGGLYATVSFAFSSGTEMIPKRWQQLIKWVNNSKYEQRDAQWLEEYMCRFDGEGQDEYDHLEFYLPIK, encoded by the coding sequence ATGAGTCATTTAATTCAGATTGGATACTTATGTAAACGATTAGGTACTACTAGTCGAAGTGTACGTTACTATGAAGAGATGGGCTTAATTACATCTATAAGACCCTATGAAAACAATTATCGCTATTTTGATAACGAGAACTATATCAAATTGAAGATTATACTATTTCTTAGAAGTCTTGATATTTCAATTCAAGATATAAGTGACGTTCTCAAACATTCGGATCTTCGAAAATTCATAGAAGTTCTACAGTCACGAACTTATGAGATTAATCATGATATTGAAGCTCTAAGTAACTTGAAAGATTATATCCATAATATACTAGAGATACTTGATCTATCGAAACATGAAGGACTGGTTTCATTAATTGAAATGATACCTGTCGATGACCATGAAGCCGTAGGAAAAACACTATATAAGGAGGCTTTTTCTATGGTAAGACAGCACATTCAAGCATTAAAAGACAATGATGTAAAGATTGTTAAACTTCCTGATATGAAGGTTGCATATGTGAATTCAGGAATGACTAAAAATCCCGAGGGTAAAGCAATAACTGAAATGATGGAACATGTAAGAAAATACAATCTTTATAAGAGGGATGACCTTCGTTTCTTTGGGTTTGATCATCCAGCTCCTAAGAGCAATGACTTTGATAATGAAGTTTATGGATATGAGATGTGGATGAAACTTCCAAAAGATTATTCATTAGACACGGGAATGGAGATAAAGAATATTGAAGGTGGTCTTTATGCTACTGTTTCGTTTGCATTTTCATCAGGTACTGAAATGATTCCTAAACGTTGGCAACAACTAATAAAATGGGTAAATAACAGTAAATATGAACAACGTGATGCTCAGTGGCTTGAAGAATATATGTGTCGATTTGATGGTGAAGGTCAAGATGAGTATGATCATCTAGAGTTCTATCTACCTATAAAATAA
- a CDS encoding ParB N-terminal domain-containing protein, protein MNVKRVNNYLDPRFERGILMQHGGYIIDDEFPCKFLIINKHEAIVDYHDYSNIEEIIDEFRFYSRHITIFYDVNNNLLKEYDEVLLDKVKINELQPSQFFVDESKVDAISTWARKEDDFIIPVIKINNEIIILDGHTRLYLANQLGINEIFIYEDSVDDYISYFVQEAKRRGIDSVKALKVLPHASYFEKWLGFCNEYFNQ, encoded by the coding sequence ATGAATGTCAAGAGAGTGAATAATTACTTGGATCCAAGGTTTGAAAGAGGAATTTTAATGCAACATGGTGGGTATATAATTGATGATGAATTTCCGTGCAAATTTCTAATTATAAATAAACATGAGGCAATAGTTGATTACCATGATTATTCGAATATAGAAGAAATCATAGATGAATTTAGATTCTATTCAAGACACATTACTATATTCTATGACGTAAATAATAATCTATTAAAAGAATATGATGAAGTTTTATTAGATAAAGTGAAGATCAATGAATTACAACCATCACAGTTTTTTGTTGATGAATCTAAAGTTGATGCAATCTCAACATGGGCGAGAAAAGAGGATGATTTTATAATTCCTGTTATCAAAATAAACAATGAAATTATTATATTAGATGGCCATACGAGGCTATATTTAGCAAATCAACTAGGCATAAATGAAATATTTATTTATGAAGACAGTGTGGATGACTACATATCGTACTTTGTCCAAGAAGCAAAAAGAAGAGGTATTGATTCAGTTAAAGCTTTAAAAGTATTACCACACGCATCGTATTTCGAGAAGTGGCTTGGATTCTGTAATGAATATTTTAATCAGTAA
- a CDS encoding DUF6671 family protein — MDVEKIIKTYFKGRSGVIATMHKKEEVMKPILEGYLDIKVTVPKEFNTDEYGTFTRDIKRRGDQQEAARFKLKGALKLTGESLGFASEGVFGPHPQAPFIPFNQELVLLYDQENNLEIVGVSSTTETNFDHKTISSYDEAYEFCKMVSFPEHAVVIKVKENSKKSKEIIKGITTEKGLTDAVEYALKKSKNGTIFIETDMRALYNPSRMKNIESATHNLIKNIYNICPDCKTPGFTVVENKKGLPCSLCGFPSRSTLSVIYRCTKCKHEKEELYPNGVKHVDPMHCSYCNP, encoded by the coding sequence ATGGATGTAGAAAAAATAATAAAAACTTATTTTAAAGGACGTTCGGGTGTTATTGCCACAATGCATAAGAAGGAAGAGGTGATGAAACCGATTCTAGAAGGTTATTTAGACATAAAAGTAACGGTCCCAAAAGAGTTTAATACTGATGAATATGGTACATTCACAAGAGACATTAAACGTAGAGGTGATCAACAAGAGGCAGCACGATTTAAATTAAAAGGTGCTCTAAAATTAACAGGTGAGAGTCTTGGTTTTGCTAGCGAAGGAGTATTTGGGCCACACCCACAAGCACCATTTATTCCTTTTAATCAGGAATTAGTCTTGTTATATGATCAGGAAAACAATTTAGAAATTGTTGGAGTGTCATCGACTACTGAAACAAATTTTGATCACAAAACAATATCAAGTTATGACGAAGCCTATGAGTTTTGTAAAATGGTTAGTTTTCCCGAACATGCAGTCGTAATTAAGGTTAAGGAAAATTCAAAAAAATCTAAAGAAATCATTAAAGGGATTACTACAGAAAAGGGACTTACAGATGCAGTGGAATACGCATTAAAAAAATCTAAAAATGGAACAATCTTTATTGAAACAGATATGCGAGCATTATATAATCCTTCCCGTATGAAAAACATTGAGTCTGCAACTCATAATTTAATTAAGAATATATATAATATTTGTCCTGATTGTAAAACTCCAGGATTTACTGTGGTTGAGAATAAAAAAGGATTACCGTGTAGTTTATGTGGTTTCCCTTCGAGATCAACACTTTCAGTAATCTATAGATGTACTAAATGTAAACATGAAAAGGAAGAGTTGTATCCTAATGGTGTTAAACATGTTGATCCTATGCACTGTTCGTATTGTAATCCTTAA
- a CDS encoding sporulation protein Cse60 — MMVGHEIKIIEAHTAEDFESKVNTWKKGNPTSEILEIKYNVVAITENTFLYSGLISYKDGQYD; from the coding sequence ATGATGGTAGGACATGAAATTAAAATTATAGAGGCACATACTGCTGAAGATTTCGAATCGAAGGTGAATACTTGGAAAAAAGGGAATCCAACAAGTGAAATTCTTGAAATTAAATACAATGTGGTTGCAATAACTGAGAATACATTTTTATATTCTGGTTTAATAAGCTATAAAGATGGGCAATATGACTAG
- a CDS encoding DUF2294 domain-containing protein encodes MTKGQMESEISKQITQWEKDYLGRGPTSVKTDILRDMIIVVLQGILTPADHKIAETKEGLLSIKKYRADLVESGREQLFGTVKEITGEDVLAFHTDISTKTGERIMVFKLKTNFEQTFK; translated from the coding sequence ATGACTAAAGGACAAATGGAATCAGAAATCAGTAAACAAATTACCCAGTGGGAAAAAGACTATCTAGGTCGTGGTCCTACTTCGGTAAAAACAGATATTCTTCGTGATATGATTATAGTGGTATTACAAGGAATATTAACTCCTGCAGATCATAAGATTGCTGAAACTAAAGAAGGGTTATTATCAATTAAAAAATACCGTGCGGACTTAGTTGAATCAGGACGTGAACAACTATTCGGAACGGTAAAAGAAATAACCGGAGAAGACGTTCTTGCTTTTCATACGGATATCAGTACTAAGACTGGTGAACGTATTATGGTTTTTAAACTGAAAACAAATTTTGAGCAAACGTTTAAATAA
- a CDS encoding MetQ/NlpA family ABC transporter substrate-binding protein, producing MKKILSVLTIFVLSIVLIGCKQQEDANVINVGVAFYPMKDILLLIEDDLEKDGFDLKISEFTDYQTPNNLLKNQELDANMIQHKYFLETFNDANNADLVIIQPIYHATLALYSKDYESLEQIPEGSNITLSDDQTNISRALYLLGQAGLLTFKNDKTVNLTFDDIDSNPKKLTFNERVPATSLAQKYKETGLAVMYPTYARSLELVGDEQRLYVEKQDSVTEGYAISLVARNDHKDSDKIEALKKYLKSDEVRQFLIDEYGWASRPAF from the coding sequence ATGAAAAAAATTCTTTCAGTATTAACTATTTTTGTTTTAAGCATCGTATTAATTGGTTGTAAACAACAAGAGGATGCAAATGTAATTAATGTTGGGGTAGCATTTTATCCAATGAAAGATATTTTATTATTAATTGAAGATGATTTAGAGAAGGATGGATTTGATTTAAAGATCAGTGAGTTTACAGACTATCAAACACCTAATAATCTTTTAAAAAATCAAGAGTTAGATGCAAATATGATTCAACACAAGTATTTTTTAGAAACATTTAATGATGCGAATAATGCAGATTTAGTGATTATTCAGCCAATCTACCATGCAACATTAGCGTTATATTCGAAAGATTATGAATCACTAGAGCAAATACCAGAGGGGTCTAATATTACACTATCAGATGATCAAACAAATATAAGTAGGGCTTTATACTTATTAGGTCAAGCTGGATTACTAACCTTTAAAAACGATAAAACGGTAAATTTAACTTTCGATGATATTGATTCTAATCCCAAAAAATTAACGTTCAATGAACGAGTACCTGCAACTAGCTTAGCTCAAAAATATAAAGAAACTGGTCTTGCTGTAATGTATCCAACTTACGCAAGAAGCTTAGAATTAGTTGGTGATGAACAAAGATTATATGTAGAAAAACAAGATTCTGTAACAGAAGGGTATGCAATATCATTAGTAGCTAGAAATGATCATAAAGATAGTGATAAAATAGAAGCGTTAAAAAAATATTTGAAAAGTGATGAAGTTAGACAGTTTTTAATTGATGAGTATGGATGGGCAAGTCGTCCTGCATTTTAA
- a CDS encoding methionine ABC transporter permease: MNKYIETFKLFKSDILNALFETLNMLFTAMIVTLIVGILIGFILFITRPGGLYKNKIIYFISSGLINITRSIPYILFIIVIIPFNRLILGTGFGVNASKIPLSLIGIAIFARFTEQALLDVNKSTYETAYALGANTRQYFTHFLLKEARSGLILSFAHTSISLLAYSTVMGIIGGGGLGYLAMSEGYYNFNYPLMWIIIIIMILIVQIIQTTGNIIAKKIDKR, translated from the coding sequence ATGAATAAGTATATAGAAACATTTAAGCTGTTTAAGTCAGATATTTTAAATGCCTTGTTTGAAACGTTAAATATGTTATTCACTGCAATGATTGTTACTTTGATTGTAGGAATTTTAATTGGATTTATTTTGTTTATTACAAGACCAGGTGGACTTTATAAAAATAAAATAATTTATTTTATTTCCTCAGGGTTAATCAATATTACTAGATCTATACCTTACATATTGTTTATTATTGTGATTATACCCTTTAATCGATTAATCTTAGGCACTGGATTTGGTGTTAACGCATCTAAAATTCCTTTAAGCTTAATTGGAATCGCAATATTTGCCCGTTTTACAGAACAAGCGTTATTAGACGTCAATAAGAGCACATATGAAACGGCCTATGCCCTAGGCGCAAATACAAGACAATATTTTACGCACTTTTTATTAAAAGAGGCAAGATCAGGGTTGATTTTGAGCTTCGCTCACACTTCGATTAGCTTACTAGCATACTCTACTGTCATGGGGATTATTGGTGGCGGCGGATTAGGGTATTTAGCAATGAGCGAAGGTTATTACAACTTTAATTATCCCTTAATGTGGATTATCATAATAATAATGATTTTAATTGTTCAAATTATACAGACTACTGGGAATATTATTGCTAAAAAAATAGATAAAAGATAA
- a CDS encoding ATP-binding cassette domain-containing protein produces MKIYLKVSKLMVKKSRVLNNINLSISKNDIFGLVGITGSGKSTILRLMNGFIEPDCGSIKLMGKKLDYKTKYDLVKHTSMIFQNFNLLNNLNVIDNVILPTKLRKGIKKENIKKAKELLSFVGLTNFENANIRTLSGGQKQRVAIARSLITNPKIIFCDEPTSALDEKMSYDVLKLLKDINDEFETTIVLVSHDISVIKALCNRVAIIEDGSIADVITLKTNNLTPVSYKEALLHDE; encoded by the coding sequence TTGAAAATATATTTAAAAGTTTCGAAATTAATGGTAAAAAAATCAAGAGTTTTAAATAATATTAATTTATCTATTTCTAAAAATGATATTTTTGGTTTAGTTGGAATAACTGGTAGTGGTAAATCAACCATTTTACGGTTAATGAATGGATTTATTGAACCTGATTGTGGTTCGATAAAATTAATGGGTAAAAAACTTGATTACAAAACTAAGTATGATTTAGTTAAACATACATCAATGATCTTTCAAAATTTTAATCTCTTAAATAATCTAAATGTAATTGATAATGTCATTTTGCCGACGAAGTTAAGAAAAGGAATTAAAAAAGAAAATATAAAAAAAGCTAAAGAATTATTATCATTTGTGGGTCTTACTAATTTCGAAAATGCTAATATTAGGACTTTGTCAGGTGGCCAAAAACAAAGGGTTGCTATTGCACGCTCATTAATCACTAATCCAAAGATTATATTTTGTGATGAGCCTACCTCGGCTTTAGATGAAAAAATGAGTTATGACGTATTAAAATTGTTAAAAGATATTAACGATGAGTTTGAAACTACAATTGTTTTAGTGTCTCATGACATTTCAGTAATTAAGGCTTTATGTAATAGGGTTGCAATTATAGAAGACGGCAGTATCGCGGATGTTATTACCTTAAAAACGAATAATCTAACGCCCGTTTCCTATAAGGAGGCGTTGTTACACGATGAATAA
- a CDS encoding class I SAM-dependent rRNA methyltransferase: MKKKITVKVKSNFINQYKSGYPLISKKSIIDIKESTEEGTMIRLVDEINNFIAKGYFGKQNKGYGWVLSRNENESIDQQFFMNKLGAAINYRKSFFNSPHTNAFRVINGEGDGLGGLTIDYFNGYYLINWYSEGIYSFREHIINGLKELVPFKAIYQKKRFAIKGKYIEEDDFVAGERGTFPIIVKENGVNFAIYLNEGAMVGVFLDQREVRRKIRDVYAKGKTVLNTFSYTGAFSVFAAKGHAVKTTSVDLANRSLDKTIEQFSINDIDYESQDIIVMDVFKYFKYAVKKGLTFDMVILDPPSFARSKKNVFSAAKDYTNLLKEAIAITEDEGIIVASTNASSFNMKKFKRFINQAFKESNRNYQLVDEFSLPRDYKTKKEYPEGSYLKVVFIKKLS; encoded by the coding sequence ATGAAGAAAAAAATAACGGTAAAAGTAAAGAGTAATTTTATAAATCAATATAAAAGTGGGTATCCGCTTATTTCAAAGAAAAGCATAATTGATATAAAAGAATCAACTGAAGAAGGAACCATGATCCGTCTCGTAGATGAAATAAATAACTTTATAGCAAAAGGCTATTTTGGGAAACAAAACAAAGGTTATGGTTGGGTTCTTAGTAGAAATGAGAATGAATCAATTGATCAGCAATTTTTCATGAATAAACTAGGTGCAGCGATTAACTATAGAAAATCTTTTTTTAACAGTCCACATACTAATGCCTTTAGAGTAATCAATGGTGAAGGGGATGGATTAGGAGGACTTACCATTGACTATTTTAATGGTTATTATTTAATCAACTGGTATAGTGAAGGAATATATAGTTTCCGTGAGCATATTATAAATGGTTTGAAAGAATTAGTTCCCTTTAAAGCTATTTATCAAAAGAAGCGATTTGCTATTAAAGGGAAATACATCGAAGAAGACGACTTCGTTGCAGGGGAACGGGGAACCTTTCCGATTATTGTCAAAGAAAATGGGGTCAACTTTGCAATTTATTTAAACGAAGGTGCGATGGTTGGTGTGTTTTTAGATCAACGAGAAGTTAGAAGGAAAATACGAGATGTTTATGCAAAAGGAAAAACCGTATTAAATACCTTTTCTTATACTGGTGCATTCTCAGTTTTTGCTGCCAAGGGACATGCAGTTAAAACCACTAGTGTGGATCTTGCAAATAGAAGTTTAGACAAGACAATTGAACAGTTCAGCATAAATGATATTGATTATGAATCGCAGGATATCATTGTTATGGATGTATTTAAGTATTTTAAGTATGCAGTAAAGAAGGGTCTGACATTTGATATGGTGATCTTAGATCCTCCAAGTTTCGCAAGGTCAAAGAAAAATGTCTTTAGTGCAGCAAAGGATTATACAAATCTTTTAAAAGAAGCCATTGCTATTACAGAAGATGAAGGTATTATCGTCGCTTCCACTAATGCGAGTTCTTTTAACATGAAAAAATTTAAACGGTTCATTAATCAAGCATTTAAAGAATCAAACAGAAACTATCAGTTAGTTGACGAATTTTCGCTTCCAAGAGATTATAAAACAAAAAAAGAATATCCTGAAGGAAGTTATCTTAAAGTTGTGTTTATAAAGAAACTATCTTAG
- a CDS encoding nitroreductase family protein: MKLRDAILNRRSIRQYNDKEINREEIIEILNDAVYAPTHHFRQTWRFIYIEGEEKDKVLANMDKIYEGLDPIEWKLEYRKQTIAEAKAILVVVNEKDHPDPIWKLEEYGAASALIQNFQLLAYERGIGVCWRSHFFLGNQGKFLGIKDNEMNAGVLTLGYFDEVPKAIERVKAEDKFTVFKFDEIS; encoded by the coding sequence GTGAAATTAAGAGACGCAATATTAAATAGAAGATCCATCCGTCAATATAATGACAAAGAAATAAATCGCGAGGAAATTATTGAAATATTAAATGATGCAGTCTATGCACCAACTCATCATTTCCGTCAAACTTGGCGCTTCATTTATATAGAAGGTGAAGAAAAGGACAAAGTGCTTGCTAATATGGATAAAATATATGAAGGATTAGACCCAATAGAATGGAAATTAGAATATCGAAAACAAACAATTGCTGAAGCAAAAGCAATACTGGTGGTTGTTAACGAAAAGGATCACCCAGACCCAATCTGGAAACTTGAAGAATATGGTGCAGCAAGTGCACTGATTCAAAACTTTCAATTATTAGCTTATGAACGTGGAATTGGTGTTTGTTGGAGGTCTCATTTTTTCCTAGGAAATCAAGGGAAATTCCTTGGTATTAAAGACAATGAGATGAATGCAGGTGTGTTAACTCTTGGATATTTTGATGAGGTACCTAAAGCGATTGAACGTGTTAAAGCAGAGGATAAGTTCACTGTATTTAAATTTGATGAAATTTCATAA